The following proteins are co-located in the Fimbriiglobus ruber genome:
- a CDS encoding matrixin family metalloprotease — protein sequence MRRTFWGVGAAAVIWVAASAGSARAAVVAVSNNTDYDIQFLLSHAGGVAKVEALAPHECRPFQVGQKSVLAYKSSGKEFSYTLAPYSMYHFVLKDNAIVFQGIELAAAMPKADDVPVEQPARPDKLKITIKLMADDADPRARAAWEKALRHRLKEATDILERQCDATFEVVAVDEWASDPEAEDAHALLRDFERKVKPAPAMVALGFTSRLVRPGEDGGDGKLKPGSTVGCTRGAFHTHVLIREGHPRTEPERVEVLVHELGHLLGTAHSADPSSVMRLKLGDGKATNAKFRIGFDPLNVLAMGIWAEEARDGKVRTLATMRPIARDRLRVVYKTLSSLFPEDPVSTEYLAVIDRFRENGAVPNPADRDPPAAKDPAPKDPIGIAKNPDAKDPAMAAKDPAPAAPPAVGVVEPPVPRVQPKKITPRNEAIRKVVRAVTLRAGDIRQLPADNPDRPRGDKLTAAYVRAAAEIALTFEDDLQASAFLIGLGIALDDSTILRDNPLTTSLCHAVETDEERRERLAVLGLPTVRFRRDLCQHFVVSAALTELVGVEGAEAAGLAKEFSDMEGTSGFSFADLAADFSGVAFATKLKKNPQLLGTLRDSFAVNDFAPSVAGLREGLSKKRFNEDFGEAADKRFTKAIDEVRARVTELKAYQKP from the coding sequence ATGCGGCGGACGTTCTGGGGCGTCGGGGCGGCGGCGGTAATCTGGGTCGCCGCTTCGGCCGGGTCCGCGCGGGCGGCCGTCGTGGCGGTCTCCAACAACACCGACTACGACATCCAATTTCTGCTGTCGCACGCGGGCGGGGTCGCGAAGGTCGAAGCGCTCGCCCCGCACGAATGCCGGCCGTTTCAAGTCGGGCAGAAATCCGTCCTCGCTTACAAATCCTCGGGCAAGGAGTTTTCGTACACACTCGCCCCGTACTCGATGTACCACTTCGTCCTGAAGGACAACGCCATCGTGTTCCAGGGGATTGAACTCGCGGCCGCGATGCCCAAGGCTGACGACGTCCCCGTGGAGCAGCCGGCGCGGCCGGACAAGTTGAAGATCACCATCAAGCTGATGGCGGACGACGCCGACCCCCGCGCCCGCGCCGCGTGGGAGAAGGCACTCCGCCATCGCCTCAAGGAAGCCACCGATATTCTCGAGCGGCAGTGCGACGCCACGTTCGAGGTCGTCGCCGTCGACGAGTGGGCGTCGGACCCGGAGGCCGAAGACGCGCACGCGCTGCTGAGGGATTTCGAGCGGAAGGTCAAACCGGCCCCGGCGATGGTCGCACTCGGCTTCACCAGTCGGTTGGTCCGCCCCGGCGAGGACGGCGGCGACGGGAAATTGAAGCCGGGTTCGACCGTCGGTTGCACCCGCGGCGCGTTCCACACTCATGTACTGATTCGTGAAGGGCACCCCCGGACCGAGCCGGAACGAGTCGAGGTTTTGGTCCACGAACTCGGCCACCTGCTCGGCACCGCACATTCCGCGGACCCGTCTTCCGTCATGCGGCTCAAGCTCGGGGACGGGAAAGCCACGAACGCGAAGTTTCGCATCGGCTTCGATCCCTTGAACGTCCTCGCGATGGGGATTTGGGCGGAAGAGGCACGCGACGGCAAGGTGCGGACGCTGGCGACCATGCGGCCGATTGCCCGGGACCGCCTCCGGGTGGTGTACAAGACCCTTTCGAGTCTGTTCCCGGAAGACCCCGTCTCGACCGAGTACCTCGCCGTCATCGACCGCTTCCGGGAAAACGGCGCGGTCCCCAACCCGGCCGACCGCGACCCGCCGGCCGCGAAAGACCCGGCCCCGAAAGATCCGATCGGAATCGCCAAGAACCCCGACGCGAAAGACCCGGCGATGGCGGCCAAAGACCCCGCGCCCGCCGCGCCGCCGGCCGTCGGGGTGGTCGAGCCGCCGGTGCCCCGCGTTCAGCCGAAAAAGATCACGCCCCGCAACGAAGCGATCCGAAAAGTGGTTCGCGCGGTCACCCTTCGCGCGGGCGACATCCGGCAACTGCCCGCCGACAACCCGGACCGACCGCGGGGCGACAAACTGACCGCCGCCTACGTCCGGGCCGCGGCCGAAATCGCCCTCACTTTCGAGGACGACCTTCAGGCGTCGGCGTTTCTCATCGGGCTGGGCATCGCGCTCGACGACTCGACGATCCTCCGCGACAACCCGCTCACGACGAGTCTTTGCCACGCGGTCGAAACGGACGAGGAGCGGCGGGAGCGGTTGGCCGTCCTCGGTCTGCCGACCGTCCGCTTCCGCCGCGACCTCTGTCAACACTTCGTCGTGTCGGCCGCGCTGACGGAGTTGGTGGGCGTCGAGGGCGCGGAGGCCGCCGGACTCGCGAAAGAGTTTTCGGACATGGAGGGCACGAGCGGGTTCAGCTTCGCGGACCTCGCGGCCGACTTCTCGGGCGTCGCGTTCGCCACGAAATTGAAGAAGAATCCGCAGCTACTCGGCACCCTGCGCGACTCGTTCGCCGTGAACGACTTCGCGCCGTCGGTCGCGGGGTTGCGAGAAGGGTTGTCGAAAAAGCGCTTCAACGAAGACTTCGGCGAAGCCGCCGACAAGCGCTTCACGAAGGCGATCGACGAGGTGCGGGCGCGCGTGACCGAGCTGAAGGCGTATCAGAAGCCTTGA
- a CDS encoding XrtA system polysaccharide deacetylase: MSRPSERAAVILSFDVEEHDRIEAAVGVECPPELKATYATRMEAATRGLLAQLAAAGTPATFFVVGQIAESHPQLVRAIADAGHEVGSHGWDHKRVHRFTPETFREDVRRSKAALEQATGRPVVGYRAPTFSVVRQTAWAIDVLAAAGLRYDSSIYPVRHDRYGVPDAPRTPFVAVGRDARILELPPATYRVMGQNLPVGGGGYFRLFPPAVMRAGIRQLGRAAPAVGMLYFHPWEFDPGQPRLPLSRLSRWRTYVGVGKSTARLDRLLANYAGRFRRAIDVVADLEPKAAGLPQFQVDPPSQ, encoded by the coding sequence ATGAGTCGTCCGTCCGAACGCGCCGCGGTGATTCTCAGCTTCGACGTGGAAGAACACGACCGAATCGAGGCCGCCGTCGGGGTGGAGTGTCCGCCCGAGTTGAAAGCGACTTACGCGACCCGCATGGAGGCGGCGACGCGGGGGTTGCTGGCCCAACTCGCCGCCGCCGGCACCCCGGCCACCTTTTTTGTCGTCGGCCAGATCGCGGAATCGCACCCGCAACTCGTTCGCGCGATCGCCGACGCCGGCCACGAAGTCGGCTCGCACGGGTGGGACCACAAGCGGGTCCACCGCTTCACGCCCGAGACGTTCCGGGAAGACGTCCGCCGCAGCAAGGCCGCGCTCGAGCAGGCGACCGGGCGGCCGGTCGTCGGCTACCGGGCTCCGACGTTCAGCGTGGTCCGCCAGACCGCGTGGGCGATCGACGTGTTGGCCGCGGCCGGGTTGCGGTACGACTCGTCGATTTACCCGGTGCGGCACGACCGGTACGGCGTCCCGGACGCCCCGCGGACGCCGTTCGTGGCCGTCGGCCGGGACGCCCGCATCCTCGAACTCCCGCCGGCCACGTACCGCGTCATGGGCCAGAACTTGCCGGTCGGCGGGGGCGGGTATTTTCGGCTGTTCCCCCCCGCCGTCATGCGGGCCGGCATTCGCCAGCTCGGACGCGCGGCGCCGGCCGTCGGCATGCTTTACTTCCACCCGTGGGAATTCGACCCGGGGCAACCCCGGCTCCCTCTTTCCAGACTTTCCCGGTGGCGGACCTATGTGGGGGTCGGAAAGAGTACCGCCCGGCTCGACCGCCTGCTCGCGAATTACGCCGGCCGGTTCCGCCGGGCGATCGACGTGGTCGCCGACCTGGAACCGAAAGCGGCAGGCCTCCCACAGTTTCAGGTTGATCCACCCTCGCAATAG
- a CDS encoding tetratricopeptide repeat protein produces the protein MAKKPSTRRFKVARLVVVLVAIAAFGAGAFFLHKYQVQRHAGELLVRAEAAGTEHNWTAAAALYQSYLNFRPKDADAVVKYLSVLEELNKTDPGTVAKLTGVYERLMSIDPERTDERRKLVGHYITVQRYAAAREHLRQLMSDPKIGPDDPDLNDLYALCDEKDRKFPDAIARLTKLVRGGHAGPEAHLRLALMLHFEAPTEESPEEAKRLLDQLVAANPEDVKVRLARAKFRRLTDGAERAWPDVEHAYKRSPGGKENADVAIALADVAGTAEQLSLAKEALEGASHAAPADTRLALILADVLIRTNDVAAAKRALAAAAKAATTASEASASRPDLTLIEVADRLLDLGDTEAARSVAEQCAKDAKTKFFADYLVGRVRLAEGNWPAAVALLRQAIVPKSGLEKFPVRAFKAQLALADCYTRANNPDLRLRAFQTALTYDQNNVFARLGAAESLLRTGNIKGAIAIYQPLAATVPAARLALAQLRLNEQLALPEKDRSWAAVEGAIGPDPLTPDLAVLKANMLMYRGNPTAADALLDATVKRAPTDAAPWVALAAVRGAASPEAGLKVIDEAEGKVASPRVEFLLTRAQFLARSSPPDLKGLAAIADESKVGSLKKPDRARLLYDLGVLYAGLGKTAEAVAVLKRSADEGPYDLAPRILLFDLALQTKDVPLQDKILSELDVLDGPDGPYRVVAELTRALPATKPGDTAHIASLRARATTAQSQRETWGRVHVILGDLDLLEGNPDAALDQYRRALELGERDINLVRNATSLLVERQGHAEALELLTRTARSGPMPADMLKQLTLLRAEFGEESERTLGWARSEAAAGSKDYRDQLARYHVFAANNARPDALKAVEQALVLNETAPEVWVELVRIQVGGGAKADAETAAERAEEKLKPVLEKPETRPVAELALGVCRELLGDMAGAEKWYRSAVKDRPTDPDTVRRLLVLFQRTGRAKEAESLLDGLIKPGNPPATQRWARRVLAFSQIGGPDGYARLGSAVELVDQNLRDGNDQLDDRRAKAIILAADPFKQSEAIELLVDSARKLPLSPEQNYLLARLYRLQEKLPQAETALRAATRAAAVAVPEHLALLVRVQLEGGNGTGAAETIRRLKLVAPAAWETTVEEARALAANGKTDQAVAIVTAAPGNDATAALVSRVGPLLEEIGCKDAAAKVYERVAKTGGQPNSHAPLVGYLIRSHKYAEAAALAFAHEKTAPVGLTARLLAADARSHPPETLPQADRAAWRETTVKIDNWIADKLKADPANATLRLARADLDDVLGRFDDEIKAYEAALATDPNNDGILNNLAMLLAVHAKDGSDRPLKTINRAIALKGPRPSFLDTRAVVHIAARHYDLAINDLAAAIAQDRKPAYYFHLAQAYQAQGADDKPDLADLRDKALAQAKVRGLTKAMLHPKEWGEYDKLVGAQGGR, from the coding sequence ATGGCGAAGAAGCCCTCGACCCGTCGGTTCAAAGTCGCGCGGTTAGTCGTCGTCCTGGTCGCAATCGCGGCTTTCGGGGCCGGCGCGTTCTTCCTGCACAAATACCAGGTCCAACGCCACGCCGGCGAGTTGCTGGTCCGGGCGGAAGCGGCCGGCACCGAACACAACTGGACGGCGGCCGCGGCCCTTTACCAGAGCTACCTGAATTTCCGCCCCAAAGACGCCGACGCGGTCGTGAAGTATTTGAGCGTTTTGGAAGAGCTGAACAAGACCGACCCGGGGACGGTCGCGAAGTTGACGGGCGTTTACGAACGATTGATGTCGATCGACCCCGAACGGACCGACGAACGCCGGAAACTCGTCGGACATTACATCACCGTCCAGCGGTACGCGGCCGCACGCGAACACCTGCGGCAGCTCATGAGTGACCCCAAAATCGGGCCGGACGACCCCGATCTGAATGATTTGTATGCCCTTTGCGACGAAAAAGACCGCAAATTCCCGGACGCGATTGCCCGGCTCACCAAGCTGGTTCGGGGCGGGCACGCCGGCCCCGAAGCGCACCTCCGCCTCGCACTCATGCTCCACTTTGAAGCGCCCACCGAGGAGTCGCCGGAAGAAGCCAAGCGCCTGCTCGACCAGCTCGTGGCCGCCAACCCGGAGGACGTCAAGGTCCGCCTGGCCCGCGCGAAATTCCGCCGGCTGACTGACGGCGCCGAGCGCGCGTGGCCCGACGTCGAACACGCCTACAAGCGGTCCCCGGGCGGGAAGGAAAACGCGGACGTCGCCATCGCCCTGGCCGACGTGGCCGGCACGGCCGAACAACTTTCGCTCGCGAAAGAGGCGCTGGAGGGGGCCTCTCACGCCGCCCCAGCCGACACCCGCCTCGCCCTAATCCTGGCGGACGTGTTGATCCGGACGAACGACGTCGCCGCGGCCAAACGGGCACTCGCGGCGGCGGCCAAGGCCGCGACCACCGCGTCCGAAGCGTCCGCGAGCCGGCCCGATCTCACCCTGATCGAAGTCGCCGACCGGCTGCTGGACCTCGGGGACACCGAGGCCGCCCGCTCCGTCGCCGAGCAATGCGCGAAGGACGCGAAGACGAAGTTTTTCGCGGACTACCTCGTCGGGCGCGTGCGGTTGGCCGAGGGCAACTGGCCCGCGGCCGTCGCCCTGCTCCGCCAGGCCATCGTCCCGAAATCGGGGCTGGAAAAGTTCCCGGTCCGGGCGTTCAAGGCCCAACTCGCCCTCGCGGACTGCTACACGCGGGCCAACAACCCGGACCTGCGTCTCCGGGCGTTCCAAACCGCCCTCACTTACGACCAAAACAACGTGTTCGCCAGGCTCGGGGCCGCCGAAAGCCTGCTCCGGACCGGAAACATCAAAGGGGCGATCGCGATCTACCAGCCGCTCGCGGCGACGGTCCCGGCCGCCCGCCTCGCCCTGGCCCAACTCCGACTCAACGAACAACTGGCGCTGCCGGAGAAGGACCGGTCCTGGGCCGCGGTCGAGGGGGCGATCGGACCGGACCCGCTGACGCCAGACCTCGCCGTTTTAAAGGCGAACATGCTGATGTACCGCGGCAACCCGACGGCCGCGGACGCGTTGCTGGACGCCACGGTCAAGCGGGCTCCGACCGACGCCGCCCCGTGGGTGGCGCTCGCGGCCGTCCGCGGCGCGGCGTCTCCCGAGGCGGGGTTGAAGGTGATCGACGAAGCCGAGGGGAAAGTCGCCAGCCCGCGGGTCGAGTTTTTGCTCACCCGCGCACAATTCCTGGCCCGCTCTTCCCCGCCCGACTTGAAGGGCCTGGCCGCGATCGCCGACGAGTCGAAAGTCGGTTCGCTGAAAAAACCAGACCGGGCCAGACTCCTGTACGACCTCGGCGTGCTTTACGCCGGGCTCGGAAAAACGGCCGAGGCGGTCGCCGTTCTCAAGCGGTCCGCCGACGAAGGACCGTACGACCTCGCGCCGCGCATCCTGCTGTTCGACCTCGCCCTTCAAACGAAGGACGTTCCGCTTCAGGACAAGATTCTGTCGGAACTCGACGTGTTGGACGGGCCGGACGGCCCTTACCGCGTGGTCGCGGAGCTGACCCGCGCCCTGCCGGCGACCAAGCCGGGTGACACCGCCCACATCGCTTCGCTGCGGGCGCGGGCGACGACCGCCCAGTCCCAGCGGGAAACCTGGGGCCGGGTCCACGTGATTTTGGGCGACCTCGATTTGCTGGAGGGGAATCCGGACGCCGCACTCGACCAGTACCGCCGGGCCCTCGAACTCGGCGAACGGGACATTAACTTGGTCCGCAACGCCACCAGCCTCCTGGTGGAGCGGCAGGGGCACGCCGAGGCGCTCGAACTCTTGACCCGCACCGCCCGATCCGGGCCGATGCCGGCGGACATGCTCAAGCAACTCACGCTCCTCCGGGCCGAGTTCGGCGAGGAATCGGAGAGAACGCTCGGCTGGGCGCGGTCGGAAGCGGCCGCCGGCTCCAAGGACTACCGCGACCAACTCGCGCGGTATCACGTTTTCGCGGCCAACAACGCCCGGCCGGACGCGCTGAAAGCCGTCGAACAGGCCCTCGTGCTGAACGAAACGGCCCCCGAAGTCTGGGTGGAACTGGTCCGCATCCAGGTCGGGGGCGGTGCGAAGGCGGACGCCGAGACGGCGGCCGAGCGGGCGGAAGAAAAACTCAAACCGGTTCTGGAAAAACCCGAAACGCGCCCCGTCGCGGAACTGGCACTGGGCGTCTGCCGCGAACTCCTCGGGGACATGGCCGGGGCCGAGAAATGGTACCGGTCGGCCGTCAAAGACCGGCCGACCGACCCGGACACCGTCCGCCGACTTCTGGTGCTGTTTCAGCGGACCGGCCGGGCGAAAGAGGCCGAAAGTCTGCTCGACGGCTTAATCAAGCCGGGCAACCCGCCCGCGACCCAGCGCTGGGCGCGGCGGGTACTCGCGTTCAGCCAGATCGGCGGCCCGGACGGGTATGCCCGGCTCGGGTCGGCCGTCGAACTCGTCGACCAGAACCTGCGCGACGGGAACGACCAACTCGACGACCGCCGGGCGAAGGCCATCATTCTCGCGGCCGACCCGTTCAAACAATCCGAGGCGATCGAACTCCTGGTCGACAGCGCCCGCAAGTTGCCGCTTTCGCCGGAGCAGAACTACCTGCTCGCGCGGCTCTACCGCTTGCAGGAGAAACTGCCCCAGGCCGAGACCGCCCTCCGCGCCGCGACCCGGGCGGCGGCGGTCGCCGTGCCGGAACACCTGGCGCTCCTGGTCCGCGTTCAACTGGAAGGAGGAAACGGAACGGGTGCCGCGGAGACGATCCGACGGTTGAAGCTGGTGGCCCCGGCCGCGTGGGAGACGACGGTCGAGGAGGCCCGCGCTCTGGCCGCGAACGGGAAAACCGACCAGGCGGTCGCGATCGTGACGGCCGCACCGGGCAACGACGCGACGGCCGCACTGGTCAGCCGGGTCGGCCCGCTGCTTGAAGAGATCGGGTGCAAGGACGCCGCCGCGAAGGTTTACGAGCGAGTCGCGAAGACGGGCGGCCAGCCCAACTCGCACGCGCCGCTCGTCGGCTACTTGATCCGCAGTCACAAATACGCCGAGGCGGCGGCCCTGGCGTTCGCCCACGAAAAGACGGCCCCGGTCGGGTTGACCGCCCGCCTGCTGGCGGCCGACGCCCGCAGCCACCCGCCCGAGACGCTTCCCCAGGCGGACCGGGCCGCGTGGCGCGAAACGACGGTGAAGATCGACAACTGGATCGCGGACAAGCTAAAGGCCGACCCGGCCAACGCGACACTCCGGCTCGCCCGCGCGGACCTGGACGACGTCCTGGGGCGGTTCGACGACGAAATCAAGGCTTACGAGGCGGCGCTGGCGACCGACCCGAACAACGACGGGATCTTGAACAACCTGGCGATGTTGCTGGCGGTCCACGCCAAAGACGGGTCGGACCGGCCGCTGAAAACGATCAATCGGGCGATCGCGTTGAAGGGCCCGCGGCCGTCCTTCCTGGACACCCGGGCGGTCGTTCACATCGCGGCCCGGCACTACGATCTGGCCATCAACGACCTGGCCGCCGCGATCGCCCAGGACCGCAAACCGGCGTACTACTTCCACCTCGCGCAAGCCTATCAGGCGCAGGGCGCCGACGACAAACCCGACTTGGCCGACCTCCGCGACAAGGCACTCGCCCAGGCGAAAGTCCGGGGGTTGACCAAGGCGATGCTCCACCCGAAAGAGTGGGGCGAGTACGACAAGCTCGTCGGCGCACAGGGTGGGAGGTAA
- a CDS encoding DapH/DapD/GlmU-related protein: MTVGRGSYCNGSPEVLAYSATSRITVGCYSSLAKGLRFIVDAEHDIRRVSTAPKPGEEVAGSKGDITIGNDVWIGAFATILSGVTIGDGAVIGA, encoded by the coding sequence ATGACTGTGGGTCGCGGCAGCTATTGCAACGGATCGCCGGAGGTTCTCGCTTACAGCGCCACCTCGCGAATCACCGTGGGATGTTATTCATCGCTCGCTAAGGGTCTCCGGTTTATCGTGGATGCCGAACACGATATTCGCCGCGTATCTACTGCTCCGAAACCCGGAGAGGAAGTCGCCGGAAGTAAAGGCGATATCACGATCGGGAACGATGTTTGGATCGGAGCATTCGCCACCATACTATCGGGTGTGACAATTGGGGACGGGGCGGTAATTGGAGCGTGA
- a CDS encoding glycosyltransferase yields the protein MAKDVPPYAVVVGNPARVIMYRFDPETVTRLLKIRWWDWPEEQIKAAADLIWSDRVAEFIERHESGTLPVKLPSAVPPPDEFGSLPIAMHVEIPIAAHSLAGEDARGTPHDDLPKRPRVLFVSYHCYVDPSSGAALCTRDLFELLTARGWKCAVVTGPQLDDHSATPIGTVLAKRPGIQRVSGQVGTLSFSVYRSDADGFPVTIVAPDPPSAHRQPIREEVAAFHDVVKRTVADFRPDVVLTYGGDPASHAAIAEIRKAGIPVVFWLHNRAYTGAAFFRAFAAVVVPSESSRDHYREQLGLDPVVLPGPWEWNRFRCELDGPPHVTFVNPEPAKGVFWFARIADVLGRSRPDIAFLVVNGRGQANWLDKCRVNLKGVNSIRIMANTPDPRKFYRQSKLVLMPSLVPEGLSRVAVESLANGIPIIGSGRGGMTEVFKVGGVRVDIPDVYTPDTRIAPTADEVRAWVDAIVRLWDDSNEYAQVSMSARQNADRVWSPHAVAPRWEEFLMRVAVRV from the coding sequence GTGGCCAAGGACGTGCCACCATATGCGGTGGTGGTCGGGAACCCGGCCAGGGTGATTATGTATCGCTTCGATCCGGAGACTGTAACCAGACTTCTGAAGATCCGCTGGTGGGACTGGCCGGAAGAACAGATTAAGGCCGCCGCCGATCTGATCTGGTCCGACCGGGTGGCCGAATTCATTGAACGGCACGAATCGGGAACATTGCCGGTGAAACTTCCCTCCGCCGTCCCGCCTCCGGACGAATTCGGTTCATTACCCATCGCCATGCACGTCGAAATTCCGATCGCGGCCCATTCACTGGCTGGAGAAGACGCCCGTGGGACGCCGCACGACGACCTACCCAAGCGCCCGCGCGTGCTATTCGTGTCGTACCACTGCTACGTCGACCCGTCGAGCGGAGCCGCCCTCTGTACCCGCGACTTATTCGAGCTATTGACCGCTCGCGGGTGGAAGTGCGCGGTCGTGACCGGCCCCCAACTCGACGATCATTCAGCAACTCCGATTGGGACAGTTCTGGCGAAACGGCCCGGTATACAGAGGGTATCCGGGCAGGTCGGGACTCTCTCGTTTTCAGTCTACCGGTCGGACGCCGACGGGTTTCCGGTGACTATAGTCGCGCCCGATCCGCCAAGTGCCCACCGGCAACCGATCCGTGAAGAAGTGGCAGCATTTCATGATGTGGTAAAAAGGACGGTCGCAGACTTTCGCCCGGACGTGGTACTTACATATGGCGGTGATCCGGCCAGTCACGCAGCTATCGCAGAGATCCGCAAGGCAGGAATTCCGGTAGTCTTCTGGTTGCACAACCGGGCGTATACGGGCGCCGCTTTTTTCCGCGCGTTCGCCGCAGTCGTCGTACCATCGGAATCGAGTCGCGATCACTACCGCGAGCAGTTGGGGCTCGATCCGGTCGTGCTGCCCGGTCCGTGGGAATGGAATCGCTTCCGGTGCGAACTGGACGGCCCGCCGCATGTGACGTTCGTGAATCCGGAACCGGCCAAGGGGGTCTTCTGGTTTGCCCGAATCGCCGACGTCCTCGGGCGGTCCCGCCCGGACATCGCATTCTTGGTTGTGAACGGCAGGGGGCAAGCGAACTGGCTCGACAAGTGCAGAGTAAATCTAAAGGGGGTGAACTCCATCCGCATCATGGCGAATACCCCAGACCCGCGGAAGTTCTATCGTCAGAGCAAGCTTGTCCTGATGCCGTCGCTAGTACCCGAGGGACTGTCTCGGGTTGCGGTTGAGTCGCTAGCAAATGGCATCCCAATAATCGGGTCTGGACGAGGGGGAATGACTGAGGTGTTTAAAGTCGGTGGCGTCCGAGTCGACATCCCGGACGTATACACCCCGGACACACGCATCGCTCCGACAGCAGATGAGGTGAGGGCATGGGTCGATGCGATCGTCCGCTTGTGGGACGATTCGAATGAATACGCCCAGGTGTCGATGTCGGCTCGGCAAAATGCCGATCGCGTATGGAGTCCGCATGCGGTTGCTCCACGGTGGGAAGAATTCCTGATGCGCGTCGCGGTCCGCGTTTAG